The DNA region GCGCTGCGGGCCGCCGCCGCCCACCTTCGCAACTATCGGCTCACCGGCTGCACGCTGTATGTCACGCTTGAGCCGTGCGCGATGTGCGCAGGCGCGATGTTGCATGCGCGCGTCGAACGACTCGTGTTCGGCGCCGGCGACCCCAAGACCGGTGCCTGCGGCAGCGTGATCGATCTCTTCGCGAACGAGCGCCTGAACCACCACACGCAGGTCGCCGGCGGAATCCTGGCGGCGGAGTGCGGGGCGCTGCTCACGCGCTTCTTTGCTGCCAAGCGCGCGCTTGCCTGAACGGCCCGATGACGACGATCACGATCGACGTCCCGTCCCAGACGCTCGAACTGCGCGGTGACCGCGGCGAGGTGCTGCGTCGCTATGCCGTCTCGACGGGTGCGCGCGGCGTCGGCGAGAAGTTCGGGAGTTACTGCACGCCGCGCGGGCGCCACGTCATCCGCGCGAGGATTGGTGCCGGCGCCCCACCCGGGGCGGTGTTCGTGCAACGTCGGCAGACCGGAGAGGTCTACAGTCCCGAACTCGGCGCGCGCTTCCCCGGCCGCGACTGGATCCTGACGCGCATCCTGTGGCTCTCGGGCCGCGAGCCGGGCTTCAACCGGCTGGGTGATGTGGATACCATGCGCCGCTTCATCTATATTCACGGCACGCCCGACGAAACCCCCTTGGGCGCACCCGGATCGAAGGGCTGCGTACGCATGCGCAACAGTGATCTCATCGACCTCTTCGACCGCGTCGCGGCAGGTACCCCGGTCGACATCGTCGCACCACGCACACCGGATCGGGTTCCGGAGCAAGCAGCGGAAGACGCAACGGATTCGGCCTGATCAGGCCCGGCGGCCGGCCCGCAGAACAAGCGAAGTGTCACCCGGTGTGTCCGCGCGAGCGGATCGCCATCTTTCCCAACACTCAAACCAAAGGAGGCGGACAAATGCGGCTCAAGGACAAGGTTTCCATCATCACGGGCGCGGCCAACGGCATCGGCAAGGCCACGGCACTCAAGTTCGGTCAGGAGGGCGCCAGGGTCGTGGTCTGCGACCTCAAGCAGAACGAGGTCGATGCCGTCGTGGATGAGATCAAGGGCGCCGGCGGGCAGGCCATGGGTGCCGTCGTGAACGTGACCAAGGACGCCGACATCAAGGCTGCGGTCGACGCCGTGGTGAAGGCATGGGGCCGCGTCGACGTGCTGGTGAACAATGCTGGCATCACCATGGACTCGACCATGAAGAAGATGACCGAGGAGCAGTGGGATCGCGTCATCGACATCAACCTGAAGGGCGTCTGGCGCTGCACGAAGGCGGTGACGGACATCATGCTCGCGCAGAATTCGGGCGTGATCCTCACCACCTCGTCGGTGGTCGGCATCTACGGCAACTTCGGCCAGACCAACTACGCCGCCACCAAGTTCGGCGTGATCGGCATGACGAAGACCTGGGCCAAGGAACTCGGCAAGAACAATATCCGGGCGGTAGC from Betaproteobacteria bacterium includes:
- a CDS encoding L,D-transpeptidase: MTTITIDVPSQTLELRGDRGEVLRRYAVSTGARGVGEKFGSYCTPRGRHVIRARIGAGAPPGAVFVQRRQTGEVYSPELGARFPGRDWILTRILWLSGREPGFNRLGDVDTMRRFIYIHGTPDETPLGAPGSKGCVRMRNSDLIDLFDRVAAGTPVDIVAPRTPDRVPEQAAEDATDSA
- the tadA gene encoding tRNA adenosine(34) deaminase TadA yields the protein MNTLLDSDIFFMREALALAAEGASCGEVPVGALVVHDGEIVGRGFNQPIASADPTAHAEIGALRAAAAHLRNYRLTGCTLYVTLEPCAMCAGAMLHARVERLVFGAGDPKTGACGSVIDLFANERLNHHTQVAGGILAAECGALLTRFFAAKRALA
- a CDS encoding beta-ketoacyl-ACP reductase; protein product: MRLKDKVSIITGAANGIGKATALKFGQEGARVVVCDLKQNEVDAVVDEIKGAGGQAMGAVVNVTKDADIKAAVDAVVKAWGRVDVLVNNAGITMDSTMKKMTEEQWDRVIDINLKGVWRCTKAVTDIMLAQNSGVILTTSSVVGIYGNFGQTNYAATKFGVIGMTKTWAKELGKNNIRAVAVCPGFIGTEMVRAMPEEVIKKIESGIPMRRLGKPEEIANTFAFLASDEAGYITGVAIEASGGVVL